A genomic stretch from Maniola hyperantus chromosome 22, iAphHyp1.2, whole genome shotgun sequence includes:
- the LOC138403888 gene encoding integumentary mucin C.1-like, whose amino-acid sequence MTIDKFGRYLLHHDNRSSSGKQKPQLLKVLKHQVDCENRLLRNVSKAILKNDVIIKAQLDEAITGCLTKIRKNAQTIKAISTKKISPPPAAAAKKNPAKTTESVNPATASSSTEAAKLPTTGTTTTTTTTTTTTTTKPLKSIPKTAPTAAASSK is encoded by the coding sequence ATGACTATCGATAAGTTTGGACGTTACCTGCTGCATCATGATAATCGGAGCAGCAGCGGCAAACAAAAACCTCAACTGCTCAAAGTTCTGAAACATCAAGTGGACTGTGAAAATCGTCTGTTAAGAAACGTGAGCAAAGCTATTCTAAAAAACGATGTTATAATCAAGGCTCAACTCGACGAGGCTATAACTGGATGTTTAACCAAGATTAGGAAAAACGCTCAAACTATAAAAGCCAtctctacaaaaaaaatttCTCCCCCTCCTGCTGCAGCTGCCAAAAAAAACCCTGCTAAAACCACCGAGTCCGTCAACCCTGCTACCGCTTCCAGTAGTACGGAGGCTGCTAAGCTCCCGACAACaggcaccaccaccaccaccaccaccaccaccaccaccaccaccacgaaACCCCTCAAGTCTATACCGAAAACCGCCCCCACCGCCGCCGCCTCCTCCAAGTAA